The region aatcaaattgcactattttttttcttttatagttttttttatccattAATTTTCTAGAGACTTAGGTTTTAAATTAGTCTCGATTAAATACTCAAAGtcttgtaaagaaatagattgtgGTTAATCGGTgtcttttacatatatatatatatatatatataaagctttgaattttaaaactatttatttaaatgactcaatctTCTACTATTTGaacttatatattaatttttactaGTCTTTCTATCAGGCAATGAATATCCCAACTCACGTGGAATTTGTTAACGGCGTGtgagattttttaaatattcccCATGTTCTCATCTTCGgccggccatgtggaatttaaTTCTATATTAGTTACAAAATTAGTTACAAGACACATGACTATTAATACCAATGGATCAAAAGGCCCTTGATACCCAAGGGGCCAAGAGAACATATTCATGAGGCCCCCAACTGtggcttaaaaaataaaaaattttaagaaaataaaaaaaaagagaaaaaatctAAGAAGCCTGGAAGAGAACGCCTGAGGTGGTGGGGTCAAGTCCAATCTTGAAAATCTGAACTGGAGGTTTACATTCCTCCTCTGTGACTCCAGTGAGCCATTCtgttgcttcttttttttattcaaatattcgGTCTCAGCAAAGAAAAATGACTTAATTAATAAGCAATGGCGTCTTCCTCCTCTACCCTCTTCTTCTATGCAGCAGCTCCACTGCACATCACACGCCCAACACCACCAGCTCGCCTTTGCCACAGTGCACTCAACTTCTCTGTAACCAATCCAAACTCTGAACTTTAATTCTCTCTAATTAGCTCCATGTTTCTTCTAGTCTTTCTCTTTGTTCTCTGTTTTGATTAACTATTCTACTCTTATATGTGCTTCTCCTACTTCATATCTAGactttttttggttgttgttctTTCCTTGGTGTATTGCTTCATGTGAAAGAATTGTATAGTCACATGGTTTTAtctgtttttcttgatttggaatttagttgtgatttttttttttccttctttttttggGTAGCAATCCCCTTAAAATCAAGCTTACATGGAAAAATTGAATGGGAAAAGGGAACATGATGTTGTTATGCTTCAATGGTTTGATTCCTCTTCATGGAATCTATGAATCAAAATGTCTTATGCTTGACAAAGATAACCTTGGCCTATTGTTTCTTTGTATAGAACTATTATATTGAAAACATATGTGCATCTTCTGACTGTAACAATTTCAGTTTCGGTCCAGGGTAAGTGCATATTGTATAATCAGACGTGCTTGTTTCATACCGAAAAATCAACCGGCAGAGTTCTATGCAGCAAAGTGCAGTTTGAAGATAATGTTGTTGgggataatgatgatgatgaagcatGTGAACTTGTGAATGGAGCTGAGATTGTCATAGAAGACGGTGAAGAAAGTATCCATGCTTATTTGCTCAAGGCCATCAAGAACAATAACGGCACTGGTTTGTTGCTTTTATCTGATGTTTTCGGGTTTGAGGATTCTGCGACAAGGGATTTTGCTTATCGAGTAGCTTGCAGTGGTTATAAGTATATTTCTCTTCCTTGCAAATTTTTTGTCCAATTGTTGCTTTGTTTCGATGTCATGAAACTTTGcgtatttattttcattctagtgTTCTTGTCCCGGATATGTTTCGAGGGAATCCAAGGAAGATCGACCAACCTATGACAGATTTTGAACAATGGTTAGCAAAGCAACCACCGGAAAGAATTGCAAGAGACATCAATATGGCCGCAAAATGGTTGGCTGATGAGTTCACTGCAGCAGGATTTTCAAATAAGCTCGGCATTATCGGTTTCTGCTACGGAGGTGGATGTCTGATCAACACATTGGCTCAAGATAAGCAGGGAATTTTTGGCACTGGTGTCTGCTTTTATGGTACACGCATCGACACAAGTGTAGCTAAGGACATCAAAGTTCCCGTATTGTTTGTATGTGGGGATGGCGATCATCTTTGTCCTGTCAGCCAACTAAGAGAGCTAGAGAAGATTATAAAAGGTTCGAAAATGGTTATATACAATGGTCGAGGGCATGGGTTCGCTCACCGGCCAGGGTCTCTAGAAGAAGATGAGGATGCAGAAGATGCATTTGGTCTTATGAGATCTTGGCTGAATGATAGCCTGGTTTTGAGCAAGGACCTTGTTCACTAAATTTGATCGAATTGTAGACAAAGATGTACAAAGGTCTTGTTTGTTAGAATTTCTTATTTCTAGTTTGTGTGTGTTTCTGTTCATGATTTCTGGATTAATGCACCAATATTATTACTGTCTAAGGAGTTGTATTATATTGcatagaagaaatttttttgttatttgcgGACAATTAATGTCAATGAGGATATTGGTTCTTTAGAGAAGCAAATCACAACACACAACAATCACTGCTAATTCAAAGTCAAAAGCTTAAAGATGATAGGATGAGAAATCTGGACATATGTATTCAAATCCACTGAAGCTGTTGTAGACAAATTAGGATTTGATATTatgttagatgcaaaccaaCCATTTATTAATAGGTTTAATTTAACCCAAAAGCTTAACCTACTAGGATTATAAACCAAGACTTCTATattcaaattcatttttttcaaattaacatATATGTGACTAATAATTACTTCAAACTAACATGCCTTCCTGATACCTAATATTCTATTGTAATTAGCCATGCTgcaaataaaccaaacaaactAAAATCCGATACCGTGTTAGATGTGAACAAGTAAGTATATTCTCTAGGTCTAATTTAATCTAAAAGCTTAAAGTGATAAGATAAGAAACTCAAGTTTATATATTCGaatccatatttttcaaattaccaGGAGGATTACTAATTACTCTAATAAGTGTTTGGGGTTATGTACAAATATTGGTTATTATCATATTATGATTTGAAGATTGTGAGTATGTTGTAATGTGAGAAATTATTCATTTGTTTTGACAGTTTTAACTCTCATAGAAATACGTACTCTTTAGAAAATGTGATGCTAAATTCACTGATCAGGAAAtcgaagaaggaaaaaaaaacagagaaaggAAGGGGAGAATAGGAAGATCAGAGGAAAAGATGAAAGATAGACAAAGAGAGGCAAGAGAGTTTTCTAGAAATATGGCCAAGATGCCGTTCTTCTCATTACCCATTCACTTATATAGTTGGTTACAGAAAAACTTCACAAATTGTAACTAATTCTCCAGCCCGGCATATCATCAAACACATGATGTGCCAGGACACTCTCCCCCATTGTAATACTATTGTAAAACTACAGCTACTGAGAAATTACAATCATTCATTCAATTACAACCAATTCTCATTGAATTATATCTCACATAACATAGTCATTGAATTTGTTATTGTGTATCCCTTGGTTCCTTCTCACTGGTTTCTCCTAATTACTTCCTTGAGTGAACCCCCTGCAACAATTTCCCCCTCTTTTTCAGcatccttgtcctcaaggatgAAACCTGGAAAAGTCAAACATAAATCTTCTTAGTCCTCCCATGTGGCATCTTCTGCTAATTGATCCTTCCATTGAATTAATACCTCCTGGAACACTCGTCAGGATTTTACAATCTTGCGCTACTTCAGTACTGATTCTGGGATCCTCAACGGATGCTGATCTATGAATTGGTCTAGTAACGGATGAATCTCCTTGCTGGGGTCCCCAAcgaactttttttaatttggaaacATGAAATATATTGTGTAACTTGGTGGACTGAGGAAGCTGCAATCAGCATGCGACCGCGCCAATTCTCTCAATAATTTGAAATGGCCTGTAAAACCTTTTGGGCAGCTTATGTGAACTACGCCTTGCAACGGAAGTTTGGCGGCATGGTTGCAACCTTAATAGCACCAAGTCACCTTGTTTGAACTGGACATCTGTCTGTTTGGCATTGGCTTGGCTGCACATCTGCGCTTGAGCGCGTTTCAAATTCTCCCATAAAACTGAGAGTATCTCAATCCGCTCTGAGAGAAGCTCATCCACCGTTGCAACAGAAGAAGTCCCGATCAAGTAATCTTGCAATGAAGGTGGCTCTTGCCCAAATACAGCTTTATACGGAGTCATTCTAATCGCCGAATGTCATGATGAGTTATAATGCCACTCCGCCCAGTGTAAATATGTGGTCCACTGTCGGGGATGATCGGAGATGAAACACCTCAAATAGTCCTCCAGATATCGATTTAAAACCTTCGTTTGGCCGTCGATTTGTGGATGGTACCCGCTACTTGTGATGAGCATTATTTCTTGGAGCTTGAACAATTCCCGCCAGAAATTGCTCATGAAGATAGGGTCTCGATCAGAGATGATCTGTGCCGAAGGACCATGCAGCTTGATCACATCACGAACTAATAACTCAGCCACCTGTGGTGCAGTGAAAGTCGGTCCCAAGGTGGAGAAATGCCCCTGTTTAGACAACTGATCAACAACGACCATGATCGTTGTTTTCCCTCCTGATGGTGGCAGGCCAGTGATAAAATCCATTGACACAGAGTGCCAAAATTTCCCTAGAATCTGCAGCGGCTGCAGTAACCCGTgtggtgatttatttattggtttgatCCCTTGACACTCAACACACTTTGAGACAAAGTCGCGCATCGTGATGTGAAGCTCAGCGAAAAGAACATGCTCGCCACACGAGCTaatattctttgtatttctgCGTGTCCACCAATGGGGGTCAAATGGAACTCTACAACGATGAGCGGTTATAGAGCTGAATTTGCGGGAATCCAAATCCTCCCTTTAAACTACAACAAGCCTTCTTTGATCAAGATAGTTGGGGTGTTACCCCTAGATCATGTGTGACTGATTCCAACAGTGCCATTGTATCTAGAAGGGACTTATAAGCTTGCTAGATGGCATCCCATAGAATCGGCTGAGGATGCAATTCCGAGAATAGAGCATTACTGGTTCCTCTGGACACTCGAGAGAGAGCATCAGCTGGGCCATTGAGAATGCCGGGCTTGTACTCTATGTAGAAATCATAACCCACCAATTTTGCAAAGCCACTGTTGTTACTCCGGTGTCTGAATTGTTTGATGCATCAAAGCGCGAAGGCTATGGTGATCCATCTAGATAGTAAACCGGTGCCCCTATAGATATTGACACCACTTCCTCACAGCCTTGGTGATGGCAAACATCTCCCGAGCATAGGTTGATGCTGCCTGGAGTCTAGGTGTCAATTGTTTACTATAGTAGGCAATTGGATGTCCATTTTGAAGTAGAATCGCGCATATCTAAGAAGCATCCGTTTGTATAACAAATGGTTGAGAGAAATTGGGTAGCTGTAATGCTGGTGTTTGGGTGAGTGCATGCTGGAGCTCGTGGAAAGCCTGAGTTGCTGTCGCTGACCATACAAAGGCATCCTTTCTGAGAAGCTCTTCAAAGGGTGCTACTAATTTGGAATAATTGGCAATAAATTTTCTGTAATATCCGCAGAGCCCTAGGATCCCTCTGAGAGCCTTAATGTTCCCCGGAATTGGGCACTCC is a window of Dioscorea cayenensis subsp. rotundata cultivar TDr96_F1 chromosome 5, TDr96_F1_v2_PseudoChromosome.rev07_lg8_w22 25.fasta, whole genome shotgun sequence DNA encoding:
- the LOC120259859 gene encoding carboxymethylenebutenolidase homolog isoform X1; amino-acid sequence: MASSSSTLFFYAAAPLHITRPTPPARLCHSALNFSGKCILYNQTCLFHTEKSTGRVLCSKVQFEDNVVGDNDDDEACELVNGAEIVIEDGEESIHAYLLKAIKNNNGTGLLLLSDVFGFEDSATRDFAYRVACSGYNVLVPDMFRGNPRKIDQPMTDFEQWLAKQPPERIARDINMAAKWLADEFTAAGFSNKLGIIGFCYGGGCLINTLAQDKQGIFGTGVCFYGTRIDTSVAKDIKVPVLFVCGDGDHLCPVSQLRELEKIIKGSKMVIYNGRGHGFAHRPGSLEEDEDAEDAFGLMRSWLNDSLVLSKDLVH
- the LOC120259859 gene encoding carboxymethylenebutenolidase homolog isoform X2, which gives rise to MQQLHCTSHAQHHQLAFATVHSTSLFGPGKVQFEDNVVGDNDDDEACELVNGAEIVIEDGEESIHAYLLKAIKNNNGTGLLLLSDVFGFEDSATRDFAYRVACSGYNVLVPDMFRGNPRKIDQPMTDFEQWLAKQPPERIARDINMAAKWLADEFTAAGFSNKLGIIGFCYGGGCLINTLAQDKQGIFGTGVCFYGTRIDTSVAKDIKVPVLFVCGDGDHLCPVSQLRELEKIIKGSKMVIYNGRGHGFAHRPGSLEEDEDAEDAFGLMRSWLNDSLVLSKDLVH